GACGATGGTCTGGCCTGGCCAGAGAAAGGGAATAACGCCCAGACAGAAGAGGCCTGTAAtgcctctcttcctccactgGGGACATCCGAAACccttcacacacagaacacTCCCTTCGCCCTGCACCTCCCTCCCAGGTCCCGTCTTCTCCGCATCGCTGATTAACGGGCTGCTTCACAGCGTTGTGTACACAGGAAGAAGGTTTTGCCATAAAATCTGTTGTTGCTTGAAGTTCGGACGACCAATCGCCTCACTAACAAAGTAATCTGTAACTATACTTATAGCTGATTCATTGTTTGATTGTGTCTGCACGCAAAAATGCCAAATGTTTACTGGTACTGGCTGCTCAGAGGATTTCTACGTTTCTCTGTTTTGGTAAACTGATGGACACAGAATGATCTAGAccttaattgattaattaagaAATGCTCAGCAGGTTAATTGATATCTTTTTATAGttatgcttgtgttttttttttattttaaagaaccCGAGGGGAAAGGTTAGCGTATCTTCATGAGGGGTGATAAATGTAAGCCATCGCTCTTGTGTTgtttgtaaaaagaaaaacttgAAGTGCCTTCTTTCATTCCTGCTTGTTTAAACCTTTCtctatgtgtgtatatgtgttccTGTATTGTATTGGTCATACACACCGTGTCCTGATCATCATGCTTGATGTGGTACAGATGTTCTCATCAGAGCGATACTACAGCTGTATGTGCGTCCCCGTGGGACACGATGGGCTCGCTGCTGTCTGAAATTCAGACCCCCTCAGCATGTGTTCTCTAACTTATTTTCAGTGTGTTCTTGTGACAGTGAGCCAAGTGTTCAATGCTAACTGTAAGCGTTGTGCCACAAAATGCTTCAGATACTGCTCAAACGGGTCATATGTGAGGTCAGAGGGCGACTTTCAAATCACATCGTTTCATTGGGCTGAAGAATAAAAAGTCctttgggttgtttttttgGTACATCTAGTCAGGTGGTTTAATGAGGAAACATTCACCCTCAATTGAAAAATATAAAGGAGGAGTTCAATAAAGACATGTTTGCTGCCAACTGGGATCTGCAAGTCTGGGTTTTCACTCTGTTGGAACACATACAAACCACAGACTGAAAGACatgaaaaatattttctttattacaaTATTCTCCACATGTACCTGTTAGTAAAAAGGTGCATTGCTGCGTTAGTGAACTGTGCAACGTAGTGTTGTAATCAatataaaaaacactttaaattaaGCCAAGTCATAGTTTTGGACATGCTCATTCTTCCGTGTCCATAATCCTGAAGAAGCTGAAAATTAgaagatgtttatttttattttttaaaactcCACATCACTACAAACACGTCCCTTTTTGATCCTAGTGAACATGAACTATTCAGTCATAACAACAATCACAATTCCACAAATCATCAAGGACCATATGAATGACTCACCGCTACATAATATGCGTTTGTATGAATGAAGTCAATGTCATGAGTGAAGGAtgaacagttaaaaaaaaaacttccagtAGCTGTACTCGGTGCAATGCAcgagtggaaaaacaaatgtacaAAGTCCTTTTAAATATTCACAAGTTAAACTAATTACAACCAAAAATATTTAAGGCGTCTTCAGTTGAAATCTGTACAATCACATATAATTAACGATTAGCCCTTTAGGGAGAAGAACAGAAAGCAGAACAAGTTGGGTGTTAATGCTTCATTAGTCGACGGCGCTAAAGGCTGCAGCTGAGGGACACGGTGGTTTAATGTTGATGTGGGATGAGATGAACAtcaaaaaaaagacagaacgCTTGACTGGAGTGGTGTTCGTGAGAGAAGCCTTTTACAAAGCCAGTCGCAGTTTTCAGCATTAACACGTCGTTACCCCGTCGCCGAGCTCTCTGACAGCCTGTAAACGTCATTGCACTTATTTTGAGGTTTTCAAGGTTTTGTTCTTAAAAGAAATTTGTATTAATTAATTTTGCATTTTCAAACCCAGATGCACAACCAATTAGATCtcattaatttaataaatacaaaaaaagagtaaaaaatTTGAGCGGGCGCTCTGTTCAGCCTGGCCAAGTATTGAAGGTTTGTCATATCTTTCTGAATTTAGTAAACTGGAGACAATCAtaattaatgactattaaagcaGATATAATTTGGTATTTGGCCAAGCTCAACGTACCCATTTTGGTATTTCAGTTAAATTTCGTCTTCTTGAACTGTTTTTGATTTTAGTTTTGGTGTTGTTTTAGTGCGAGGCAATCACTTTGTCAAGGCTGCAGTGGCTCTGGGACGAAGGTCTGACCTCGTCGTTGTCTGCTTCCAGGAGCGGGGAGAGGTCTGTGtctccccccgcctcctcccgccgGGCAAGCCGTCAGTCGCGGTGGCTGTCGCCCGGGGGCGTGATGCTGAAGACGCGAATGCGCAGGTGGGAGGCGATCTGGAGGCACACGCCTGTACAGTACCGCGTCAGATCCAGGAGAGAGAGAACCTGTGGAAAAGTCATCACATGCTTCTTTAGTGGCCGTGAACCAGTCCTTTGTGGGTTGGCATGTCATTTGACACTATTTCCTCTAAATGGTCTCAGTATGTGCACATTCCATCAGCCGCCCACACAGGTGCAGCTTCCTGATTAGATCAGTCCAGTGCAGCACGAACCAGGCCTGAAATGACAACTGTGTCAACTGTTCCTGGTGAATTCAGTAGGTTCAGTAACACAGACCCACCCAACCTGAGCCAACGTTTAAGCAGAGTAACTCTAAACACCTGTGAGAGCGTGCATGGACTCCAGAGGTTACAGCACTTACAGATATAGAGAAAAAGAAGTAAGATGCAAATCTGtgtcacaaagaaaaaaaactgtgatgaataaaattaattatGTTATGTAACTGTATTAGATTAAGGGTTTTGTTCCTAATCAGCAGGACAGAGCTACTATGAAGAAGGAAACCGTCTACTTTGAAGGTATGTATGTCTGTATTAATTAACTTTAATTTGTAATAACACGTGTCTCGGTCTCGTACTGACCATGGCGATCCAGAGAACTATGTGCTCGTCGATGAAGCTGTTGAAGTACTggttgaggaagaggaggctgggGCCTATAAAGGCTGTGTCTGGCAGGTGCAGCTCACTCTTCGTCATGTGCGCTATCTACACAGGAGACAGTGAGAGCATTAACCACGGTTTGCACCGAGTCACGGGATCAGTCGCAGGGTGCGTAGACGTACCACCAGCTTGTTGGAGATCTTGGCGATCACCATGCCGAAGGCGAGCAGGTACAGGCAGGGGTGATGCTCGAACAAGTGGCTTGACGACTTCTTGAAAATGATGAAGGCCAGTGTGAGAACGAGGCCGATGTGCAAACCGGGAGTCAGCACACTGGTGTCCTGAACAGAGGGCACGTCATTAAGGATGCATCATAGTCCATCAACCATACAGGTGTTTAACTGTGCGTGTGGACTTACAGCTACGGTGGAGCCGTTTTTGCCCACACCTCCATTTAAAATGACATAGAAGTAGTTGTAGCAGGAGTAGAGAGCTCCTCCAATGATGCCCAGGATGGGGAAGATGTACATCTTGAGGCCAATGACGGGCAACTGTGGAAACACACCGTAGTCATTTGGTCTGAGGACACGAAGGCCTCGTCCTCGAAGGAAGAAGAAAGGTGCTCGTATGGAAGCTGCAGTCATGCCGAGCGTGATGGGAGGGCGAAGCGGGTGACATTATCAGCTATTGGAGCCAGACCATGTCCGACGGATGACCTGCTGCCATGGCATTAGCTACCCATATTTACCTTCTCACTTCCCTCATGTGTTGTTAAGTGAAGCCTCCAAAGGCAGCACAGAGTAAAAGTAAAGCAcattctatttaaaaaaacactagtACTAAAAACTAGAGACTGATCAATATAGTGTAAAAACTACACTCAAGGAGAAACCCcactgttcctgtgtgtgtacagcgtgtGAGAAAGGGATTATTGTCACATACCGTAGCTTGCCAGAGGCTCACGCCGCCAAAAGCCGACATCAGATACATGATCATGATGGCAAACTGCACCTCTGTGACGTCAACCCTGTGAGGAAGGCGACAGGGAGCCGCGTCGTCAGAGAAGAGCAGCGCTGAGGAATAacgcgagtgtgtgcgtgactTACAGGCCGAAGCGCAGCGTTCCAGACACGTAGGTCTGCCAGTGGGCACagaagaacatgaacatccCGATGAAGCCGCAGAAGAAGATCCAGTTCGGTAAAGCGCCGATGCCACAGGAAATGCATGTCCCCACAGCAACAAAGACTGAAGGGCAACAAAAACAATGTGACCCTGACATTCTGGTGCTGGGATTTTGTTCCATTTAGACTTGATGTTTGTGTAAGCACCTGTGGAGACGGCGTCACAGCCATGGTCAAAGAGCTCTCCGAGGGGCGAGCTGCTGTTGGTCCTCCGCGCTTGTTTCCCATCAATAGCATCCAGAGACTGATAGATAAAGAGGCCCAGCGCACTCAGGATGAAGGCCCATGCTGGCGCcttgagagaggaggaggaggacaaaaagACTATTTATTGCTTCGgttctgtttgtgtgaaagGCATAAACCTGAAATAAACTGTTTGTTTATCAGTTATTACATCAAATAAAAAGATCCTTCACCCCAACAATTACAGTATCCTTCTTTACTTTTTGGTAGGTTTAGACTGACTGCACAGGACGGCTGACACCAGAGTTGGTTCCTCCAACTAGGATGAAGGTTATGGACCATCTGGACACTTGAGCGAGCCAACGGTGTGTTTACCAatgcaatgtgtgtgtgcttgtgagAGAGATAGATTTCCCAGAGAGTTCAAGAATCCCACGCTGTCTACAGTAAATATTCAGAGACCCTGCTGCTTTCCTCTAGAGCAGGGGTCTGCacccctggtcctcgagagccagtGTCCTGGTGGTTTTCCAATTCTCCCCGCTGATTaccttgttcaggtgtgtcagttagctgctgattggataAACACACCGGGTCAAGGTCAAGATACTGTCTGTCAAAGACCAGGGTTGCAGACTCCTCCTCTAGAGGCCACAGTCAAAGGGTCTGTGCTCTGAGAGTGGATGTTTGCTTtcctcactgactgactgtaaCAGCAGAGGAAAGTGACAGTGACAGCACATTGCACGGACTGTGGACCTGGTTGCAAGGTGTAAcgctgataaacacacacacacacacacacacacacacacacacacacactcctatgGAGGAGATAAGTGGACCATAGGTCGCCTGCCAGCTCAGAGAGATGTTCCAAGGATCAGCCTTGTATTTTAAGCAAAACAGTAGTTGTGTGTCTAGGGCAATTTCACAAAACAACTAGTTCCTTGTTGATTTACTGACTAGTCCGTGTTCATGGTAACTGAGCAAAAGAAGCTGGCTTCTGCGTTGTGTCACCAACCGCGTCCGGGTAAACACGACGTCAAAGCTGACAAGTTTCCAAGTACGCAAAAAGACCACGTGACCCGTCTAGTCCCAGTATAGTCCTCCCATTGAGGGGCGCGATTAAAACTGTCTACTGAAAACACGTTCTGATTAAGGTTCTGCCCTGAATTATCAAGCTTAAAACTGTAATCGGCGTCAGGAGCAACACGCATTAAGGAAgcagaaatgtgaaaaacactATTATTGACCTGGGGGCTGGAATGTAAAACGGATTAAAAACGTAGCCTCCAGGGATTAAAATTGTAACTGAATTTGTGGGCTTGCATTGATATGGACTGAGCAGATGTCCTCGTTAATGTAATTAAGCCAACATCTGAATTGAGGATTGGTGCCCGGGGACACGTCATTAGGGTTTGTTCTGTCAACTTCAGCGCTTACTCACCTCCTCTTTGGCCGTGGGACAATAATACACAAGAATCACCGTGGACACTATGTTGACCAGCAGTCCCACTATAGTCAGCGTGTTGGGTGCGACCCATGTCGGGATCTGCTGGACCAGCCAGTTCCAGTAGATCTGGCACGGCGGCTCGAACAGGGACCGACCAGACGCGCTGTACTTGTGCTCCTCCAAGCGCTTGAGTTGTGCGGGTGACAGCGGCTCCGGCCACAGGAAATGTGGCATCGTTCAAACGCCTCCTCACGCGTCGAATTACCGTCAGAAAACGTCCAAATCGCCTCGACTGGTGCCCCGGACAGGCCTAGTTTCTCTCTGTTGACTCCAAGAATTAAGGGCTCATTTGGCATTTATAGCTGACTCGAGGAGGCCATTTCCACAGCGGAACCAAAGAATGTCGATAGCACGTACGTTTCCGATCGAGCCGACAGGAAGTGAGGTACCGGAAGCTAATAATATAACTGTGCACTACGATCCTTACATATtgtatgtaaaatgtaattacaaaaaacaaatgccATAGTAAGTGTTtgcccatttaaaaaaaatctaaaaaaaactcatttttTCCTATTTCCTgttctaaaaatatattttttagcGTTAAGTAATTTATAAAttcactaataataataataataataataataataataataataataataataataataataataataataataataataataattgatgatcatcaataataataatcatcaataataatagaataaaatgaaatgtaattttatttaaaatatcttTGCCTTTAAAACAGCCATATCTTTTTAAATACTCTTGAAAAGTAAACTATAATTAAATAGGACTGCTTGAAATGATAGAAGCATTTTGACACAGCTTTGGTTTTCCATACGTAACcataatatttacaatattccTATAAAAATTCAAATATCAGCATGGTTTCTGAGTGTTGgcttttctgctctttgtcttaGGTAAGAGGTAAAACTTAAAGACAGGAGTAAATCTGAGTATGTTTGGATTTCATCTGTATATTTTTGTAAAGTTTGCATTAATCAGCCACAATATAATTTCTGAATGTACTTTAATTGTAATCCACATGTCTTAATTACAAAGTTAAAGGCTTTCACACATGACTGAGGTTCAATCAAGCCTCAAGTGCAGTGTGAATTCAAAAATCATGTGTCATGCAGAATATGTAATGGACTGTGCATAAACGTCTACATTTTCACAAATAAATAACCacaaaaaagtgaaataaacatTCACATTAACATGATTTGTCTTCAAAAGAAGACTCAACATATTCATTTACTGTGTCTAATGTTGCTAAAAGCTTTACTGTCTGTATAAAAATACCTTGATGTCATACAAACACCAAACTATAGTTATACATTCCCCCAAAACACTGCCAACATGCATCTGAGCTGACACGGAGACTTTCAAACGCAACCACGTGACAAAAAAAATGGCTTTTATTTTCTACAGTAACTAGctccacacctgcacacagcaTGCCACACCACAGTACACCCCTCCCCACACCTCTTGATCCATCTTGCTATCCACCTtcaagctgctgacgtcagcagcttagaAAAGAATATCACTTAAGTGtcttattgcacatttgttactTGTCCTGCTCGACAATTTTTGTCTCGTTCATGTACTTGTCAATCAAGTTTAGGGGCACTCCACGCTGCATGAGTTCGAAGAAGCTGAAACCTCCTAGAGGACAAGAGGAAAAAGGCTTTTATAATAGTGTTGGGAGggagaaggaagaaaaggaaggagacaCGCAGAATGCAAAGAGACCAGGAGTTCAGACATAGTCAGAATAACCCAGAGTTAGTTTTATTCACTTGATCCTTTGCACTTTTATTCAACACcagccaagaaaaaaaaaacacatactgGTATGCATACGTATTTGCTCATAGCATCACACTGCCTCACCATTTGCTGCTCAGGATTTCTCTGCAGGTTAGAAAGTTTGCAAACATCTCTCTTTACTTACCTTTTCTGTGGCTCGAGTTAATGGATAGCTAAGGGAATCTCGGGAAAAGCTGTCATGCaaatcatgttttattaaagctCAGTTTCCCTTTTTCGTCCTGCTTTTGTAGAGAAAGACGCTACAGTCCCACGGTGTGAGAAAAGCGAGGTTACGGATGCCGGTTGGAGGATGCATAATGAATGACATAAGCTTCATATGCCAAATCCATATGAAAGCTTACCTTCTATGAGAACATACATTCACAATTCTTGCATTTGGActgggggagagagaagagaataGGGGTTAACAAAATGTTTACATGGAGTTATATGTGTGCATCAGGGAGAACCGCTGAATTATTACTGGGCTCTTATATGAGGAGTTAACTGTGTGGCTTAAAGACGACGCTGGAATCTGTGGAGAACAAGAACATCACAGCTCTGTATGTTATGCCTACTGAGGTGTGACCGTGTGTTTATGAACAGGATGAACTGGATAGGACACAGGTGATAAACCTCTACATGTGGTGAAGATGAAGAAGTGTCACCAGATATTATGTGAACACACATgaacagattattattattatgatgccATTTCTCTTTTTATCAGCTAAGACTTTATTTTTGAATGTTTAAATGGTGCAGCTGGATTTAgtatatttctgcttttatctcAGCTACTGGTTACTTAACACGTCAGGACCAAATCCAGATACTTACATGTCGTCGCCTTACGTGTGCTCAGCCCAATAGAAGACTGTGAGACAGCTCAAACACTACAATACGCAGCTGGTTTCCCAAAGTTGTGTTGTTTAAGAATATTATTAGATTATAATTAACTAATTATTAATCCTAAAATAAACCagtgttatttttcttttttatgcaAATATTCAGTAATCTAAAAAAGAGGTGTGTTGTTATTAACCAACagataaattaaacaaaactaaCGTTGAGAAACCAGATTTGACTGTTGACAGATACTCAGGGAGGTGGCTCCTGTgccacactgacctttgacctccagcttGCAGTCCACTTGGGCTTCTCCCAGGTCATTGATGGCCTTGCAGGTGTATAAGCCTCCGTCATAAGGACTGGGCTTCCTGATCTCCAGAGTGCATACTCCCTGGTTGCTGAACATGCGGTAGCGTGGGTCGTCTAAGATGATGATCTTATTCTTCATCCAGACCACTTTGGCCTGCAGTAGATGAATATGGATGTCATAAATATGTCACTCAGATTATCTAAACCACACAGCAGCCACCCACCCTCGGGTTTGCACGGACGCTACAGTTCAGAGTAGTGTTGTAACCGGCAATGGCGAACGTGTTGATGAGCGGCTGCGTGAACTTCGGCGCCTCCTTAAAGTCGCGGTCGTTGTACTCGGGCGTCTTCACCTGCAAGCCTGTGGGGGGAAGGGTAAAGGAACGGGGTTGTGCATGATACTGGCACTGAGCGGTATCATGTGGGGGGCTCCCTATGTGATGAGGGAAAGACAACGTTGGTTTATTTATCATGGTCTCGGACAGTGACACCAGCGTTCAAGGGCCTGTCAGTCATAGACCAACCCACATAGCTTTGAAGGTGAGGGTGGAAAACATCACTGACAGTACCTTtcagaaaacagctgtggaaATAAACAGGCAGCAAATTATTCGATATGTCTGATGTTTGTTTTCGTTTTGGAAGCATTTTCCCAGTTTACGACAGAGTGACCTCAGACGCTGTCTTGCTACCGCCACTCTACCTTCTTTGACGATCAGGGCGCTCTTCTTGGTTTGAGTGGCAGCTTCACTCAGGCCGCACATATTCTCCGAGAAGATCCTGAAGAAGTACTCGTTGCCGACCACCAGCTCGGTGATGGTGATGCAGGTGCGGTGGTAGTGTTCGATGCATGTGAACCATTCCTGCAAAGTGGAGTCAAGCATGTGGCTGAAGTGTGGACTTTTGCCACATTTGTGTCATTTCAGCCAGTAAACTCTTTTGCTACCATCGTCTTCTTGTCCGCCTTTTGAATGGTGTAGCCTGTTATTGGAGCGTTGCCGTTGTCTTTGGGAGGGGTCCAGACCAGAGCAACGTTTCCTCCCCACACATCTTCAATTGTGACACACTGAGGGGGTCCAGGCAGGTCTAATAGCCAGAGAAGAACCCGCACACTTAATGTAGAGTACCGGTCTTAAAAATCGATAGAAGTCACAGTTTTTATCCCTCTTTATGCCAATATTGATCCATTTACTCACCTACAATCTGTATGTCTATTATTGCTGTGTCCTTATGGTTTTCAACCTGCACTGTCATCTCATACTTCCCAGAGTGGCTGCGTTCGGCCTTACGGATGAAGATGATGCTGTCACAGTCTGTGTTACGGATGCTGACGTGCGAGGGCTCTATGGGTTTGCCCTCCTTCAGCCAGGTGACCTTCGGCCGCGGTTTGCCCTGCAGCGTCGGATGGGTTAGTATTTGGAATAAAGGTGTGGCAGATACTGTAGAAACTGCATTCATGGTGGGCTGATTTACCATGAAAGGCACCACAAGGTTGACTGTTTCTCCAACTCTGCGGGTGTATGTCTGCTTGAGGTGTCGGGGGACGCGGATCTTGGGTGGTTCTGTGGGGAAATGAACCTCAGGTTGTAGGTTTGAGGTAAAGTAAGATTGTAGGTGTTAAGGCTTCACTCACCAATGACTTCTTTGACCAGGATAGAGTGCTGAAGCGTCCGAGGAGCGCTGGCTCCGGCGGCGTTGATGGCCTTGACTCGCACTAAAATCTTGCACCCTGGGCTCAGACCAGTGATCGTGTATTTGGTCTTTTCAGTCAGTTCCTTGTTGGATACCACCCAGTCAttggctgcagaggaaaaataATGTTAGGAGGCATAATTGCACCAGCTGGCAACGACAACAGGCCTGTCTGTATGTTTTCTTTGTGCTTGGTCACGGTGAGTTAATGCTGATTCTATCCTGCCCTCAGTCTTCATCTGTCATGAGTTCTTTCTTACTATTTGCATGAACTGATTCGTGGTCTCTCTTACAATGTTTAGGTTGACTCACTTCCTTCGATGCAGTACTCCACCAAGTACCCATCCAGACCAGCAGCTCCGATGGTTTCTGGAGGACGCCATTTCACAGTCACTGTGGTGTCGGTGACGTCGTCCACAACCAGCATGGTGGGTTCGCtggtgacagctgtgtgtggaggcgTGTTCCAGTTATTTTTAGCTATTTGATTCACAACAATGCATGTAAAGGAGATGGCAAGGCATCCATAATGGTAAACGAGAAACAAGAGCAGTggtccctctctctgtctcattgGCTGCTGTTCTGGCCTTCTATTCTTGTATTCTGAATCACGGTCAACTCCTACTGCACTGCTGACAGACCTGATCTTCTAAACCTCTAATCCGCAGATGATTTGGCAGCCATTATAAGACATAGTTAATAACCCCCTCTAAAGCTGCGGTGCATGGAGTGGAGGTCACAGAATGTTTGGGATGGCGGTCCACGCGGAGGAACAGCTGTGTTGCTGGGGTACCAAGGTCAGATAACACATGCACTGTTCCAGGCCCACTCTTTGAAACTTTCTCCCACTAATATGAAGTACAGTAGTGGTTAGACAAACTGAAGCCTTATGTAAGGGTGTAATACCTCCCTAGAGAGATTATTGGCAGCTGTTCAGTCTGCTAAGTGGATATTCCAGGAGACTACTTACCAAGAGGGGTAAACGCTTTAGACGGTTCACTGGGCTTGGACACACCTATCGCATTGATGGCAAAGATCCTCACTTCATACGGCACACCTTCAATCATCTTCTTGGGCTCGAATGAGGTTTCTTTGATTAGGTCAAAGTTCAGTCTCATCCATCTGGAgctctgtttcttttttctctcaATAAAGTAACCTTTGAAGGGGATGAGAAGATCAGTATTGGATCATAATTTTATCCTCTTTCTTGTCTGGATGTACCGGTTAAATATATGACAGACTGCTTTTTTGCTGACGTTTGATCAAAGCTTTACCTAAAATTGGTGAACCTCCATCATATTTCGGAGGTTCCCATGTCATAGAACACCAGTCACCACCCACCACTGGGACTAGAGGAGCGTCTGGAGGATCCGGGATGTCTGCAGATGCCACAAAACCATACTTAGGCTTCAAAAAGCTTCCAGCTCTCCATGTGGTCTGCAGATTCAAATGTTTTGCAATCTCTTACCCACGACCTTGATTTTGATGCTGGCGGAGGCCTCTCCCGCCTCATTCTGCAGGACTATTTTGTAGTTTCCAGagtcctccctctctgtgatcTCAATCGTCAGACTCGTTTGGTCACCGTATGTTTCAGCTCGAACACGGTGGCCTGATTCAAGAATTACCTGAGGCATGATAGTTAATCACAAGCCTGAGATAAAGTCAGCAGacttttttaattgctttagGTGTAGAGatgtaaatatttgaaaatgtTTGGGTTGGTATCAAGTGTCTGTGAGAGATGCACTGAGCTCACCCGTTCTCCCTTCATCCACACCACTCGTGGTGCTGGTTCTCCACTAATGGGGATCTCCAAGCGAAGTTTGTTTCCTGCCACCACTGTCATAGTGTTGTCTGGGAGGTTCAAGCTGTCTAAGTGCACCCTAGGCGGGTCTGTCAAGAATAAAACAGACGTTGCACTCAACGGCTGAAACCACGTAGCAACACATGCAAACTGATGAGGAATCATTTCTGTACCAATGATGTGGATTTTGGCTGAGAGACTCTGTGAATATCCCTCAGGTACAAAGGTGTAATCTCCTGCATCATGAAGTGAGCTGGTCTCAATTTCAAGTCTGTGGACTCTGCAAACCAACCAAAAACATCAGTCAGTAGTTGCTTAATGCTGTTTGGGAGTCACGGCGTTAAGACGAGCAGACATACTTGTTTCTGTGTATGATGTTGATGCGGTCGTTGGGCTGGATCAGCTGCCCGTTCCTGTACCACCGGCCTGGGACGTTGCCTGGGAAGATCTCACAGTGCAGTTTGATGGGTTGGCCCAGCATCACCGTCATATCCTGCAGGTCCACGAAAACCTTTAGAGGTTTCACTGAAAGGAAAGTAGAGCATGATAGAGAAAATTAATCTTAAACACTATTTATTCAAGTAATAGAAACTGTTGTGATTCAGGATTCCACATACAGTCAACCTGTACGTGAGCCTCAGACGTGCCGCCAGTGGCCATGATGGAGTACGTTCCCGTATCCTCTCTGGAGGCATCATCAATCACCAAGTAGTGCTTGGTTCCCTCACTCTTAACCCGGTATCTGGAGCGCACGCCTGTTGGGACCTCAACGCCATTTTTCATCCTGCAGGACGAAGGAGCATTGTAAATTCTCTTGCACGTATGTTGATCACATAGCAGCAGTCTTGAGGCCGACACAGTTCTAAGTCTCACCATTTGACTTGAGCCCCTTCCTCTGACACCTCACACTCCAGCTCAATCCTCTCATTCACCGTAGTCTTCACAGGCTCTATACCTTTTATTATCTTAACGGGCAACTCTgcaggacagagcagcaggagggaacTGATCAGGGCCCAACTGGCATGTAAACAAGTCTGCAGCACATTCATGTACTTCTTGGTAAGTTGAGTTGTGAAAGGTTAATGACGTCACCTTTGACAAACAGCTCAGTGGTGCACTTCTCATCTCCTGCAGCTACAGCGTAGGCTGCATCATCGTTCATGGTGCAGTTGTTAATGACCATAATCCTCTGAGTGCCCTTATGCTCAAAAATATACCTGAACAGGAATTCAACTAGTTAAATCACCGGTAGGAGAAAAACAGTCAGACAGGACAGTTTGGAACGTAAAGATATGAATCTGTGTTGCTTCAAACTGTTAATTTGATTGAAAAAGCAAAAtatcacaaaatataaaataccgTATGAAAATA
Above is a window of Betta splendens chromosome 9, fBetSpl5.4, whole genome shotgun sequence DNA encoding:
- the mybpc1 gene encoding myosin-binding protein C, slow-type isoform X2 translates to MPEPTKKDEMPNGQPEESVAPSLPEISLEVSPPPEAEAEGKEPLETDGKEAEPTEPDALQAVGAQDGNGSKRRPTGGVGVSEQAEPAEGQCPTPPPDDDGAAQPCPTPQTDASSAKKLSVDLPNDSVPAMGRKDSVWSLGEGQAPEDLDKPIDNPPLSILLIEKPQSASVPVGGDITFVAKVEAKDLLRKPTIKWFKGKWMDLASKTGKHLQLKETFERATKIHTFEMHIIKAKENYAGNYRCEVTYKDKFDSCSFDLEVKETEQGTQNIDIRSAFKRSSEGQEDAGELDFSGLLKHRNQREPKQQDDTPEVDVWEILKNARPDEYEKIAFMYGITDLRGLLRRMKKIPKEEKKSEAFAKRLEPAYQVDKGGKIRLVVDLADPTVDLKWYKNGQEIRPTPNQRKYIFEHKGTQRIMVINNCTMNDDAAYAVAAGDEKCTTELFVKELPVKIIKGIEPVKTTVNERIELECEVSEEGAQVKWMKNGVEVPTGVRSRYRVKSEGTKHYLVIDDASREDTGTYSIMATGGTSEAHVQVDLKPLKVFVDLQDMTVMLGQPIKLHCEIFPGNVPGRWYRNGQLIQPNDRINIIHRNKVHRLEIETSSLHDAGDYTFVPEGYSQSLSAKIHIIDPPRVHLDSLNLPDNTMTVVAGNKLRLEIPISGEPAPRVVWMKGERVILESGHRVRAETYGDQTSLTIEITEREDSGNYKIVLQNEAGEASASIKIKVVDIPDPPDAPLVPVVGGDWCSMTWEPPKYDGGSPILGYFIERKKKQSSRWMRLNFDLIKETSFEPKKMIEGVPYEVRIFAINAIGVSKPSEPSKAFTPLAVTSEPTMLVVDDVTDTTVTVKWRPPETIGAAGLDGYLVEYCIEGTNDWVVSNKELTEKTKYTITGLSPGCKILVRVKAINAAGASAPRTLQHSILVKEVIEPPKIRVPRHLKQTYTRRVGETVNLVVPFMGKPRPKVTWLKEGKPIEPSHVSIRNTDCDSIIFIRKAERSHSGKYEMTVQVENHKDTAIIDIQIVDLPGPPQCVTIEDVWGGNVALVWTPPKDNGNAPITGYTIQKADKKTMEWFTCIEHYHRTCITITELVVGNEYFFRIFSENMCGLSEAATQTKKSALIVKEGLQVKTPEYNDRDFKEAPKFTQPLINTFAIAGYNTTLNCSVRANPRAKVVWMKNKIIILDDPRYRMFSNQGVCTLEIRKPSPYDGGLYTCKAINDLGEAQVDCKLEVKGGFSFFELMQRGVPLNLIDKYMNETKIVEQDK